The following coding sequences are from one Halorubrum sp. BOL3-1 window:
- a CDS encoding nucleotidyltransferase family protein — protein sequence MSQEDRSETLIQVLEELEQSDIGFVLVGGYAISQFEPRFSTDLDLVIAPDDYDTVVAFLEARGFERTAELEVPPEETIYNREIDIFERTEGLPHPVGVDILVNGLGCRQTGAEWSFDYLRDHSTETTISGGTRSTTARAADGEILVAAKLHSGRKTDLADVLAAIPAIDLDDVESHLHRGDADALRSQLSEAQAFIEDGGLDHRFKSMFGQSSASADDIETLLKFFKRQQK from the coding sequence ATGAGCCAGGAAGACCGCAGTGAGACACTTATCCAGGTGCTGGAGGAGCTGGAACAGTCCGACATCGGATTCGTCCTCGTTGGTGGCTACGCGATCAGTCAGTTCGAACCGCGGTTCTCGACTGACTTGGATCTCGTCATCGCCCCGGATGACTACGACACCGTCGTGGCATTCCTCGAAGCACGCGGCTTCGAACGAACGGCCGAACTCGAAGTTCCACCGGAAGAGACAATCTACAATCGGGAGATCGACATCTTTGAACGGACTGAAGGACTTCCCCACCCGGTCGGCGTCGACATTCTCGTGAATGGGCTTGGCTGTCGGCAAACCGGGGCGGAATGGTCGTTCGACTATCTGCGGGACCATAGTACTGAAACGACGATTTCGGGCGGGACCCGGTCGACGACCGCACGAGCAGCTGACGGGGAAATCCTCGTCGCCGCAAAACTCCATAGCGGCCGGAAGACGGATCTCGCTGATGTCCTCGCTGCTATTCCAGCGATCGATCTCGATGACGTCGAGTCACATCTCCACCGCGGCGACGCTGATGCCCTCCGGTCGCAGCTCAGTGAGGCACAAGCCTTCATCGAAGACGGCGGGTTGGATCACCGATTCAAGAGCATGTTCGGCCAATCGTCGGCATCAGCCGACGACATCGAGACGCTCCTCAAGTTCTTCAAGCGACAACAGAAGTGA
- a CDS encoding helix-turn-helix domain-containing protein — protein sequence MYEVCGEKELKIILALDSGDSISGVARKIDENRETIRRSVNRLEKAGYVAYNDGLQLLDQTLRDIGIKFLAAATATSPPSIPEAYVLPQFAGMDYAFTAIDAVYVWTRGGYQVAREPDDYPLFIAVHESDLNAWTTFFDQFGIPTAEDRQPADSLDGAIQVVLEPQAEIEAEMVDGRPVIPLQDTVAFANEYYATFESALDMLGRMYDQVDTDADYRMGPA from the coding sequence ATGTACGAAGTGTGCGGTGAGAAGGAGCTCAAGATTATCCTCGCGCTCGATTCAGGAGATTCCATCTCCGGCGTCGCACGGAAGATCGACGAAAACCGGGAAACGATTCGTCGCAGCGTGAACCGCCTCGAAAAGGCCGGCTACGTCGCGTACAATGATGGCCTCCAGCTCCTCGATCAGACACTCCGCGATATCGGGATCAAGTTCCTAGCCGCAGCAACGGCTACCTCACCACCGTCAATCCCGGAGGCGTACGTCCTTCCGCAGTTCGCCGGCATGGACTACGCATTCACCGCTATCGATGCAGTCTACGTCTGGACGCGCGGTGGCTATCAGGTCGCTCGCGAGCCGGATGACTATCCGCTGTTCATCGCTGTTCACGAGTCTGACCTCAACGCTTGGACGACGTTCTTCGATCAATTCGGAATCCCGACTGCGGAGGACCGCCAACCGGCCGACAGTCTCGACGGCGCTATTCAGGTCGTCCTCGAGCCACAGGCAGAGATCGAGGCCGAGATGGTCGACGGACGGCCCGTCATCCCGCTTCAGGACACCGTGGCGTTCGCAAACGAATACTACGCAACCTTCGAGTCCGCACTCGACATGCTCGGTCGGATGTACGACCAAGTCGACACCGATGCGGACTATCGCATGGGGCCAGCCTGA
- a CDS encoding IS5 family transposase — protein sequence MGRLRNLAQTFHEFATNHVEQPDVPAVADGDNGYANSTKIALLLLKEEINKPLRRLEDYLNEMPGILGVFDLDKSPDYTSFSVWDDEIPMKELRRLLRASAEQAGLTGTASIDASGFQRDQASSHYRNRVGYSFNAMKTTLLIDTESLAIMDAHFTTKKAYDGHIGLQVFRRNAEDLQALLADKMYSWSNLREACRDASTRPVIKHCEQNALKKAHNARIDDEVYNQRSMSETVFAMLKDDGDEIRSRSWHGQFRELTRKCIVHNLEQAAS from the coding sequence ATGGGGCGTCTCAGGAACCTCGCACAGACGTTTCACGAATTCGCCACGAACCATGTCGAACAACCAGACGTACCCGCTGTCGCCGACGGCGACAACGGGTACGCCAACTCCACGAAGATTGCGCTCCTTCTGCTCAAAGAGGAGATCAACAAGCCGCTTCGGCGGCTCGAAGACTATCTCAACGAAATGCCGGGCATTCTCGGTGTGTTTGATCTTGACAAATCTCCTGATTACACCTCTTTCAGCGTCTGGGACGATGAAATCCCGATGAAAGAGCTGCGCCGCCTGCTCCGCGCTTCGGCGGAGCAGGCGGGGCTCACGGGCACTGCGTCGATCGACGCCAGCGGCTTTCAGCGCGATCAAGCCAGCTCACACTACCGGAATCGGGTTGGTTACTCGTTCAACGCGATGAAAACGACGCTGCTCATTGACACAGAGTCACTTGCTATCATGGACGCTCATTTCACGACGAAGAAAGCCTATGACGGCCATATTGGGTTGCAGGTCTTTCGGCGGAACGCCGAAGACCTGCAAGCGTTGCTGGCCGACAAAATGTACTCGTGGAGTAATCTCCGCGAAGCCTGTCGTGACGCGTCTACGCGACCAGTGATCAAACACTGCGAGCAAAACGCACTCAAGAAAGCTCACAACGCCAGAATTGACGATGAGGTCTACAATCAGCGGTCAATGAGTGAGACCGTGTTTGCGATGCTAAAAGACGACGGCGACGAGATCCGCTCCCGGAGCTGGCACGGCCAGTTCCGGGAGCTCACACGCAAGTGTATCGTCCATAACCTCGAGCAGGCGGCGAGTTAA